The nucleotide sequence AGCTATAATATCAGCCTCTTTTTCTTTCTTTGTACCGGCATACTCTAAGGTAACCACGTAAGGCTTTGAATATGTTAAAACCCATCTAAGAAGATCATAATCCTCTTTTTCCATAGAACTATGCGTATCCATAGGAAATCCTTCTTCATCATATCCTGAACCATTAACATGAATTTCTCTAACACGTTCAAGTGGAAGTCCATTTAGATATTCGTGAACATCTATTTTATGATATTTCGAAGTTATTTTGGCATGAGTTAAATCAAGTAAAAAATCAACATTATTATCTAAAAATAATTTTGTAAGTTTTTTAGGCTGAAAATATGGATAACAATCAAATACGGTATGTTCTATTGGGGAATCTGGAACATTTTCTAGCAAAAGAGGAACTTCTATATTTTTCTTGAAAGTCTGAATTTGCTTACACATATATTCATATATATTCTCATCTCTCATTCCTTCGTACATATCCGAATTTTTTATTTCAAGATGTATTCCAAAATGAGGAGAACTGCACCTTTTAATAATAGAATTTGCACGATCAAAATCAACTAAGTTAATATCCTTCATACCTGTGCGTTCAAATTTTCCCAGCCCATGTATAAGAATTGGTTTCATTGAGCGCATAGTAGAAAATTCATTTTCAAAATCTCCATACGCACCTGCTTTAATATAATCTATCTTAACCTCATCTTTTTCTAGAAGAAATTTCAAAGCCTTTGACCAATTACATCCAATATACATAACTATATCTCCCTTTTTCAATAATATATACTTTTTCCTTTTATATTATGGTAAACTATAAATTATTATAGCATATAGTGGAGGTAATCCTATGATTTTTAATAGCCTGGTACCTGAGTTATCTGTAACTAACATAGTCATATCAAAAAGCTTTTATGTTGATATACTCTCCTTTAAAGTCCAATATGAAAGAGAAGAAGATAGTTTTGCCTTCATTTCACTTAATGGTGCTCAACTAATGCTTGATGAAGGTGCTAATGGAAGCTGGAGTACAGCTTTGACTACTTATCCTTTCGGAAGAGGAATTAACCTTCAATTTTTTGTAGAAGATGTAGAAAAAATTATAACTTCTTTAAATAAACACAATATAAAGCTATTTAAAGATCCATTTATTAGCAATTACAGAATAGGTCCTGAAAATCATACTTTCAAGGAAGTTTTAGTTCAAGATCCTGATGGATATCTCTTAAGATTCTCACAAAAAATTTAAAATAAATTAAATACTATCTTATTATTTTAAATTTCATTGAACTATAAACTTTTGCCTTTGCCCAATTTTGTACATTTCATTTTAAGCTGGAAGGCTTGCTATTTCTTTAAGATTTAATTTAAGCTTCTTACAGAGGTTATTATAAACATATCCACTCTCTAAATTAAGTTACTCCACTATTATTGAATACACAATACTTTTTAAAGCTTCTTTATCAAAGACTCTAGCGTAATTTAAAACTATAGAAGCTTCCCCTTTTTTAATTGCCTTTAAAATCCATACTGCTTTCCCTGGAGTTCCTACCGATCCTGTTCTAGATGGCAAATAAAAGTTCTTATCAATTCTATATACTTTGGAATTATCTAAAGTTAACCTCCATACATACCCAGTTGATGAATTTGCATTCAATATAATCCAAGTTTTTTCTCCAAGCTTAACTCTATTAATGCCGTTTGTAATGAGTAATGTTCCATACCCTTCATTATTTGTCACATTTTTGCCTCCTTATATTTAGTAATAAATTTTACGAAAACCTCTAACACTATCTTTAAATCCAACCCTCTCATAAAATTTATGTGCACCTTCTCTAAATCCAGAGGATACAAGAATTGCATACGAACAGTTTTTTCTATTTGCAAATTCATCAAGAGCTTTCATCAACTTTCTTCCAACTCCTTTTCCTCTAATTTCCTCTTTTACAATTACGTCCTCAATCACCAAAAATGGGAACATTAATCCTTTGCAGCATATTCCAAGTACTGATCCTATGATTTCTTCTTCTTTTTTTGCTGCTAACAAGAGATAATTTTCGTCCTTTAACATCTCATTATATACTTCAAGTGATTTTTTGTGAGAACTTTCAAATGGGGCAAGTGTATTATAAAGCTTTAAAAGTTGTGGAATATCTTCTATCCTTAATTTTTCTATGACCAAAGTTAAAACCTCCTTTCCACCTTAATAATTTATCAACTAGAGTGAAATCATTTATTTCCGAAAGCAATACATATATTATACTTCAATTGAAAATTTTTACAAAACAATTCATATAAAAAATGTTGATATTATATATTAAACGGATTAATAACATACAATATCAACATTTTAGTTTATTCTTATTTGTAATCAGTAATTCCTAATCTATTCCCAAAAGTATCTTCAAATTCCAAAGCCGTCCCTGTATTTATTTTAAAGGGATCTGATAAAAAGCTTACTCCTCTCTTCTTAAGTATTTCATATGTATCCTTAACATCTTCAACACCTAGAAAAAAGTTATCATAATCCTTCATTTTAAAGCTCCCTCCAAGCAGGAAGCTTAGACATCATTTCCCTAGCGATATTTTCTGCAGCTTTAACATCAAATCCTTGAGTTCTAACTATAAATTCAGTCATTCCCTTAAGTTTTTCATTATAATTTTGCATTGTTCCATCTTCTCTAGCACAGTATTTACAGTAATCTTTACTTTCATCACCTACTGCAAAATCTCCTTTGTTATTCATTGGCATGCCACAAGCTATACAAGTTTTCATAATTTATCCCCTTTCATTCATTGACTAATTACTCATTGACTATATGCTCATTATAATTTTAATATTTTCCTTTGTCAATAAAAACGAGTGTATTTTAAAATTAATTGATAATCCAATAACAAAAATAATAGAAACTATAAAAATTTCTATATGTAAATTAAAACAGCCCTTAGTTAATTAGCTATGGGCTGTAAATTTCAATATACTATTTTTTTATTAACTCTATAAAATTATCTACTAATTGATTTTTATATCTATCTATAACAGATTCTCCTGGTGCAAATAATTCTCTATTTAATAAATAATAATTTACAAGTCCTATCCAAGTATTAAAAATAAAGCTTATAGGCAGCCTTTTATCTTTCCCTCATCTATTTCTTTTTCAGCTACTTCAGTTAAATGCTTTGAAAGTGCAGATTGAATAGACACAAAAACACTTATTGAATCCTTTGGCAGAAGATTCATCTCACTCACAAGCCTTATATAAAATTCTTCAAATTCTTTTATTCCTTCAAGGTGAGCACTTAAAACTTCTCTCATAGTTACAGCCTTCTCTGAAACACTATGCGTATGCATAATTATTTTACTACAGAACACCTGGATTACCTCTCTTAAAAGCTCCTCCTGTGTTTTAAAATGAGCAAAAATTGTGCCGTGAGACACACCTGCAGCTTTTGCTATATCTGAGGTTGTAGTTTTTACAATTCCTTTGTTTTTAAATTTCTCATACGCAGCCTCTATTATCTTTTTTCTAGTTTCTTGTTTTTGAATTTGTCTCTGTGATACCTTCATTTCACCGTCTCCATACTCACTGATTTTATGCTCATTATATTTTATAGATATATATATGTCAATAATCCATTCTTCACACTATATAGAACTCAGATTTCATTTAATAAGTGCTATAATATATATATCTTTTATCGGGGGGTATACTTTCTTATGATTTTCAAGGAATTTGGTAATAAAAATATGCCTACTATAGTTTTTCTTCATGGTGGAGGCCTTTCCTTCTGGTCCTTTAAAGAAGAACTATCTGCATTAAAAAATAGCTATAGAATTGTTACACCTATTATTGATGGTCACGGAGAAGACTATAATAACACTTTTATAAGTATAAGTAACTCTGCTAAACATGTTATCAACTATATTCAAGAGAGCTGTAATGGACATGTCTTTTGTATTTGTGGTCTTTCTCTCGGTGCTCAGATTCTTGTTGAAGTATTATCTTTAAAGCATAATATTTCAGAATATGCTGTTATAGAAAGTGCATTAGTTTATCCTATAAAATTATCACTTAATTTAATGGTTGCAATGAACAGCCTAGCCTATGGACTTATAAAAAAGAAGTGGTTTGCAAAGCTTCAGGCTAAAACCTTAAATGTACCTCAAGAATTATTTGAAACCTACTATAAAGAAAGTTCAAAGATGACAAAAGAAACATTAATAAATATTACAAAAAGCAATGGATCTTATCCAATGCCTAATTCTATATGTAACACAACGGCAAGTACACTTATATTAGTAGGAGAAAGGGAACTATCTATAATGAAAAAGTCTGCTAAACTTCTCAATGAAACCATAGATAACAGCATATTAAACATTATACCAAAAGCTAAGCATGGCGAAATAAGTTTAGCTTATCCAAAACAGTATTTAGACTTATTGAATAAGCTTTTTAATAGCAAAAAGTAAGGTATACTTGACACAAAAAAATACATATGCTATATTGTGTGTAAGATATAGAGGTGATGATTTATGAAAAACAGATTAAAAGAACTTAGAGAAGCCTTTGGCTTAACTCAAGAACAGCTTGGAAATCTTATAGGTGTATCTAGACAAGCCATTAACTCCATAGAAACAGAAAAGTGTGAACCTTCTATATGGCTAGCTTATGATATTTCTAAGGTTTTTCATAAATCTATAGAATATATTTTTCTTTTTGAAGAAAGTGAAAAAAAATCAAGAGCTAAACAAATCAGAGGTGTTATATAAATGGCGTTGAGACAAATTAGACTTTCAGAGGATGAAATATTAAGAAAAAAGAGCAGACCTGTTGAGGTAGTTGATGATAAGATAAGACAAATTTTAGATGACATGCTGGATACCCTTCAAAACACAGAAAACGGTGCTGCCATAGCTGCTCCACAGGTAGGAATATTAAAACAACTAGTTGTAATAGCTACAGGAGAAGATATCATAAAGCTTGTTAATCCTAAAATAGTAAAAAAAGAAGGAGAACAAGAAGTTGTAGAGGGCTGCTTAAGTATTCCAAATGTATATGGAAAACTTAAAAGACCTAAAAAAGTAACAGTTGAGGCTTTAAACGAAAATGGTGAAAAAATCACTTTAACAGGAGAGGGTTTTCTAGCAAAATGTTTTTGTCATGAGATAGATCATTTAGATGGAATTCTTTTTACAGACTTAGTAACTGAATATATAAAATAATCCCCAAGGACCGCATAATTCAATCAAATTATGCGGTTTTTCTATATATGTTTTATTTAATTAATAGTAGTGCTATAATTATTATATAAATTTCCTTTATTTTCAACACTTAATACATACCTGAAAAATAAACATTAATTCCAAGGGGGAATAACCATGTTTAAGGAAATGAGACGAAAAGAAAGAGAGCTTAGTTTTAAGGAAACTGAAAAAATACTAAAAAGCTGTGAATATGGTGTTTTATCTACCATAGGTGAAAATGGGTATCCCTATGGTGTACCAATAAGCTACGTATATTTAAATGGCTTTATTTATTTTCACAGTGCCACAGAAGGACATAAACTAGAAAATATAGAAAATAACCCCAAGCTATGCTTTTCTATTGTTGGAAAAACCTCTGTACTGCCTGATAAGTTTACTACAAACTATGAAAGTGTAGTTGTATTTGGAACTGCCGAAGAAGTCTTTAATGAAGAGAAAAACGAGGTTCTTTTGGAGATATTAAAAAAATACTCCTCTTCTTACATAGAAAAAGGCAAAGTATACATTAATACATCAAGCATAAAAACTAGAGTTATAAAAATAAACATAGATTACATTTCAGGTAAATCGAGAAAATAGCATAAAAGTGGTATTTAATATGCCACTTTTATAGTTTCTTTTTTTCTTTTTTTAGACTTCTTAATCGGAAGCTCCTCGTAAGTTTCATATACAAGCTTTGCTAAATACTCTCTATCCTCTAAATCTTCAATTAAAAAAGAAGGTCTTGCGCCATTATAAGCAGGTGCCTCTACTACTTCTTTAAGTAATTCTCTTCCAATCTTTGTTACCTTCAAAAAAAACTGATTATCACATACTAATCCTATTATCTTTCCATTACAGTATACTCCATAATCTCCAAACATCTTTCTATAGGTTATTTTACCTGCACCACTTATTTGTTCACTAACGTACTCCATAAATTCCTCACTTGAAGCCATTTTTCTCACACCTTTCTAAATGTATAAAAACTTAAGAATTATTATCCAAAACACCAAGCTTAATTAAATTCCTGCAATTATTCAAAAGATCTCCTGGTGTTACAAAATATGCTTCATCCTTTATCATTGCACCAATTGATTTAGAAACGAGTCCCCTGTCACTATTTTCTATTAATTTATCTGCCCTACTATTATTAAAGAAATAGTTTAAAACACTGCAGAATTCATGTACTGTCAATACAAATTCCTCCAAGTAACTCCTCCTTGTTATAAATCCAAAGCATTTATCTTTTTTAAACTCCCTATAAATCTCTTTTATAATAACCTCTCTATCTAGCTTTTCAAAATGATTTTTACTATTTATTTCACTTATGTCCTTAGTCAATTTATTTTCTAAAGCAGTACTATTTTCATTTATATATTTCTGAACCTGCTCAAGTAAAGTTGTTTTCTGAAGCTTATTATCAATAATTAACTTGTACTCTTCTCCCGCATTTTCATAACAGTTAAAAATAAATTGTGAACATACCATAGGGTGATTATCATGATACACTCCCTTGTCTAGTAATCTTATTATATTACTAATTATAATCTTCATCATTGGTATCAAAGTTCTTTGAAGATTTTCACCTATTATAGCCCTCTTAAAAAGCATAAATACTGCCCCAAATATTAATCCTGGTTCTGAATATGGAACTTTATCTATAATATACTTTTCAGCTTCATTTACAACCTTGGTCATATCTTTATTATAAGAATTTAATCTCATTACAGTAATTTTCCTATTTCCTACTCTACTTCTTATATTATTAACTTGAGCATTTGGTGCTATTTCCTCTGCAATTTTGCTATTATCATAGTAGGATAAAGCTGAATGTGTTACCGGCGCATTTGTGATTAAAGATATTAGTCTTGATTCTAAGCTACTATAAAGCGGTGAAAATAATAATATATCGCCTTTTTTCAAATCACTTATTTTTATATTTTTCATTTAATCTTCTCTCCCATATAAGGCTACATACTATTATATTCTTCTAAATCCTAAAAAACTATATATAAAATTATTATAAAAAAGAACCCATATAAATAAATACTTCTATAAGTATCTACGTTATAGGTTCATCTCAGCATCACTTACTACTCTAAAGCTGACTTAAGTTTAGAGCATTTTTTCAAACTAACAACTAAAAATATCAGGTAGAGAATAAAAAATATAATTCCAATTATGAGCATAGAATTGTCTACAGTCATACTTGCAGAACTATCACTTGCTGCTGTTCTAGCTGAATTTTGCAAAAATGTAATTAGATTATTAAGAGCATGAAGAAAAATAGATGGTATTAAGGATTTATATTTATAAGAAAGCATAGCAAGACCTAACGCCAAAAAGAAAATTATAGGATTAAGTGTAAGATGAAGTACAAAAAAAATTAATGAAGATAGAAAAATACCTGCAATTAATCCATATTTACTGTACAGTCTTCTAAAAAGTATTCCTCTGAATATAAACTCTTCTGCTACTGGCGCTGCAATAACTGTTCCTAGAAATGATATAACTACGAAAAAACCGCTTGATAATATTGTTGGTCTTGACTCAACATTTGATTGTACACCTTTTAATATGTGCGGGTCCAAGGTAGCTATTACATAAAACATTATTAGGATAGCTCCCATAGCACCTAAATAAGTTATAATCCACGTAAATGGTACCTCTACTATAAAACTCTTTTTAGGAAACTTGCCAAAAAAATCACTTATTTTTATTTTATTTACCTTTATAAAAATCAAAGCCATAAGAAACCAAATAACTGTAACTACTAGAGCATACAGCTCATTAACATCATCTGTTAAACTAATATTAAAAAGCACGTTAATAAATGCAAGTAATATACCACTTACAATTGTAACGGCTGTCATTGCTATAAATAAATATCTAGTTTTTATATCTTTAAAAAGTTTAAAATCCAAGCTAATCCCTCCTAAAATTTTTTCTTATGTAGAATAAAAATCTTTATTAATTGGACATAAAAGCATTTTCTATTTTATCATTACTTCTTGCTTTTTTCAAAGCAATTTAAATATTACTGTATGAACGATAATTACTTTTTCCATTTTGTTCTACAAGCCTGAATTTTATGATTTCAACTAATCTCTAAGAGCAGTTCCTAAAATTTCATAAGAAAGTTTATCTAAATAGATAGTAATTGGTCCTAGTATTTTTTCATTATTAGTTTTAAATGTTACTATATAAACAGCTCTTCCTTTTAAACCCTCTTTATTATTTTTCACCACCTTAGCAACACTTGGATTGAACTTTCCCTCAGTAACCTCAGCATTCTTCCAATCAACAATTTCTCCTCCTCTATCCCATTCATATGCTTTAAGCCTTGCAATATCATAAGAAGAGGTTGGTTTGTAATTTTTAATTTCTAAACCTTTACTCTTTTTATTATGTAAAAGATTAAAATTATCTCTACCAAATTCTGCTCTTTCATTTACTCTATTAAAATTCCACCCGACTATAATACAAATAATCATAGAAAACAATACTATTGCTAATGCCTTTCTCAACATAAACTTCACCTCCTTCAATTTACTCCTTCCATTCTCTTTTTAGAATTGAATAAATAAGCTGATCATATTTATCTTCCTTAATAAAATAGCGCTCTCTAATTCTGCCATCTAAGTTAAAATCATACTTTTCTAAAAGTTTTATAGACGCATAATTATTTGAAGCTGTAGTAGCATAAATTTTATTTAAGTTAAGAGATTTTTCACTAAATGCCTTATTCAAAAATTTATCAAGCATAATACTCCCAAGTCCCCTTTTTCTATTAACTTCCGGCAAGTAGTATCCAATTTCAGCACTACGATTTCTTGTGTTAAAATCAAATAAACTAATCTTTCCTAAGGGTTCATTACTATTCTCTTCTATTAAAACATATGTTATTTTCTTTCCTTGTTCAGTACTTTTTAAGATTTTATCTCTATATTCATCAAATGACTTATACTGTTTTACTGGGCGACAAGTATAATATTCAAGGTGCTTTTCACTTCTATTCCAATCAAATAATCTTTTTATATGCTCCTCCTTAAGCAAATATAGTTCAATTGAGTTAAACATAAATCATCACACTTTCATAAATTGCTCTCATAGTTTAATATTTCTCTAATAAAATCATTAGCTTCATTTCTCTTTTTAAATATTAAAATTTTCTTATCCTTATTTTCATTAATAAGTTTAATATTCTTTTCTCCATAGTTCTTAGGAAAATCCCATATGTATTTCACAAATTCCAAATCAAAGTTCTCTTTGCAGCCTTCTGCCATATCTTCCCTAACCTTATTTAAATTTATTAAATATCTTTTAAAAGCTCTAAAAAGGCAAAGTGTTCTTGGAAGACAAAAGCACACAATAGTATCCGCTCTTCTAAGTCTTATATCTATTGTGGATCCATAATTACCATCAATAATCCACTTGTCCATTTTTATGAATTCCTCCTGCATCTCTATCCATTTTTCTTTAGGTGTTTCTATCCAACCAAAATTCCAATACTCCTTGTCTAAATGAATTAATGGAAGTGCTAATATTTCGGAAATTTTTTTAGCAAAAGTACTTTTTCCACTTCCAGGAGAACCTATTATAATTACCCTATTTCCTATTTGCTTCATCACAAATCACTACTCAATACAATAATATGATTTCATTTATATATCGGCACCTTATTCTAATATTTAACATAATAGTCTAATGATAGTAAGAAAATTTATATTTGTCAATAAAAAATAGGATTTCATAAGGAAATCCTATACCATGCTTTTACCTAAGTATTTTCACTTCTCCTGTTTCATGAAAATACTTAGCCTTAACTATTTCAATTTCATCTTTTCTCTTAAGCTGTCTAAGATTTTCACTTTCTAAAAGCTTATTTGCCGAAGCTTCCACGTTTTTGTCCTCTATAATATCTATGATTTCTTTACGTGTACACTTTTTATTATTTTCAAGTGCATTAGCTACAACATTCTCTAAAGGTTCTATGAAACCTTTAAGCTTTTCATTATTACTTACTCCCTCTAATGCAGCTTCAACAGCACCGCATTTTTCATGCCCCATTACCAAAACATATTTTGCCCCCAAATGATTAACAGCAAATTCTACATTACCTATAGTGTTACTATCAACAATATTACCTGCATTACGTACAGTAAATATTTCCCCTAAACCGAGGTCAAAAATAATTTCAGGAGGAACTCGAGAATCAGAACAGGAAACTACAACTGCCATAGGTCTTTGACCATTTTCTTTAAGGTCTTTCCTTCTCTTTTCTGAAAAATCTTTAAGCTTAAGCTTATTTGACATGAATCTTTTATTACCTTCCATAAGAGTTTTCTCTATAACTAAAAATTCGTCCTTCACTATCTTACCCCCTTAATATTTGATTTTTATATATTATAAACAAAGAAAATGGAAAAATCAAACTATTTATAAAGCCTTATATCATCTCACAATTTAATTTATTAACCATACTAACTCAAGATATTTAAATTTACGCCGAAACCTACTAAGTAATATAAATTTTCAGTACTTTTTATTGTCTCCAAAATACATATAAATTATTGTAAAAAAATGATAGTTTCAATGCAAGTAAGCTTTTTGCAATTTAAAAATAAATATCTTAATACTTTAACACTTATATTTTAAATAAATAGGAGGAATTTTTATGCCGTGGTTTAAAAACAAAGCTAATATCAATACTAGTGATTCAATTGAGGATACCACCTTAAAGGAAAGTGACAACTCAAATATAAATAACATAATAAAGGAAACAACCATCTTAATCACTAAAAAGTTAACTGAACTTATGGATGCCGAAAAAGATTTTATAAATACCCTTGACGAAACTGATGCTTCCTATAATTCAACTAATACTAGCATTAATACAGTATCTACTTCAGTCAAAGAATTTAATAGCAGTATACAAAATCTTGCGGAAACTTCAAAGGTAATTAAAGATTGCATTCAAAATGGAAAGCCTCTTATAAATCAAGGTGAAAATAGCATTGTTTCTGTAAATACTGAATTCATATCAATAGTTGATTTTGTAAAATCCTTTGAAACAAATTTCAAGGAACTTCAAAGCAATATAGAGACTATTAATTCTTTTTCAAAAAAGATTATTGAGATATCAGAACAAACTGACATGTTATCCTTAAATGCAAGTATTGAGGCAGCTCGTGCTGGCGAAGCTGGTAGAGGTTTTTCAGTAGTTGCTAATGAAGTTAAAAATTTAGCTAATGAGACAAAACATTTATCTAATTCTATAGCTTCAAACATAAAAAATATAAGTGTCTCTGCTTGT is from Clostridium acetobutylicum ATCC 824 and encodes:
- a CDS encoding multinuclear nonheme iron-dependent oxidase; the encoded protein is MYIGCNWSKALKFLLEKDEVKIDYIKAGAYGDFENEFSTMRSMKPILIHGLGKFERTGMKDINLVDFDRANSIIKRCSSPHFGIHLEIKNSDMYEGMRDENIYEYMCKQIQTFKKNIEVPLLLENVPDSPIEHTVFDCYPYFQPKKLTKLFLDNNVDFLLDLTHAKITSKYHKIDVHEYLNGLPLERVREIHVNGSGYDEEGFPMDTHSSMEKEDYDLLRWVLTYSKPYVVTLEYAGTKKEKEADIIASLKTQLREIQNIIISR
- a CDS encoding bleomycin resistance protein, whose protein sequence is MIFNSLVPELSVTNIVISKSFYVDILSFKVQYEREEDSFAFISLNGAQLMLDEGANGSWSTALTTYPFGRGINLQFFVEDVEKIITSLNKHNIKLFKDPFISNYRIGPENHTFKEVLVQDPDGYLLRFSQKI
- a CDS encoding protease inhibitor I42 family protein codes for the protein MTNNEGYGTLLITNGINRVKLGEKTWIILNANSSTGYVWRLTLDNSKVYRIDKNFYLPSRTGSVGTPGKAVWILKAIKKGEASIVLNYARVFDKEALKSIVYSIIVE
- a CDS encoding GNAT family N-acetyltransferase; translated protein: MVIEKLRIEDIPQLLKLYNTLAPFESSHKKSLEVYNEMLKDENYLLLAAKKEEEIIGSVLGICCKGLMFPFLVIEDVIVKEEIRGKGVGRKLMKALDEFANRKNCSYAILVSSGFREGAHKFYERVGFKDSVRGFRKIYY
- a CDS encoding VOC family protein → MKDYDNFFLGVEDVKDTYEILKKRGVSFLSDPFKINTGTALEFEDTFGNRLGITDYK
- a CDS encoding zinc ribbon domain-containing protein; translated protein: MKTCIACGMPMNNKGDFAVGDESKDYCKYCAREDGTMQNYNEKLKGMTEFIVRTQGFDVKAAENIAREMMSKLPAWREL
- a CDS encoding TetR/AcrR family transcriptional regulator, translated to MKVSQRQIQKQETRKKIIEAAYEKFKNKGIVKTTTSDIAKAAGVSHGTIFAHFKTQEELLREVIQVFCSKIIMHTHSVSEKAVTMREVLSAHLEGIKEFEEFYIRLVSEMNLLPKDSISVFVSIQSALSKHLTEVAEKEIDEGKIKGCL
- a CDS encoding alpha/beta fold hydrolase; this encodes MIFKEFGNKNMPTIVFLHGGGLSFWSFKEELSALKNSYRIVTPIIDGHGEDYNNTFISISNSAKHVINYIQESCNGHVFCICGLSLGAQILVEVLSLKHNISEYAVIESALVYPIKLSLNLMVAMNSLAYGLIKKKWFAKLQAKTLNVPQELFETYYKESSKMTKETLINITKSNGSYPMPNSICNTTASTLILVGERELSIMKKSAKLLNETIDNSILNIIPKAKHGEISLAYPKQYLDLLNKLFNSKK
- a CDS encoding helix-turn-helix transcriptional regulator; translation: MKNRLKELREAFGLTQEQLGNLIGVSRQAINSIETEKCEPSIWLAYDISKVFHKSIEYIFLFEESEKKSRAKQIRGVI
- the def gene encoding peptide deformylase; translated protein: MALRQIRLSEDEILRKKSRPVEVVDDKIRQILDDMLDTLQNTENGAAIAAPQVGILKQLVVIATGEDIIKLVNPKIVKKEGEQEVVEGCLSIPNVYGKLKRPKKVTVEALNENGEKITLTGEGFLAKCFCHEIDHLDGILFTDLVTEYIK
- a CDS encoding pyridoxamine 5'-phosphate oxidase family protein, whose amino-acid sequence is MFKEMRRKERELSFKETEKILKSCEYGVLSTIGENGYPYGVPISYVYLNGFIYFHSATEGHKLENIENNPKLCFSIVGKTSVLPDKFTTNYESVVVFGTAEEVFNEEKNEVLLEILKKYSSSYIEKGKVYINTSSIKTRVIKINIDYISGKSRK
- a CDS encoding TfoX/Sxy family protein, with the protein product MASSEEFMEYVSEQISGAGKITYRKMFGDYGVYCNGKIIGLVCDNQFFLKVTKIGRELLKEVVEAPAYNGARPSFLIEDLEDREYLAKLVYETYEELPIKKSKKRKKETIKVAY
- a CDS encoding CPBP family intramembrane glutamic endopeptidase, encoding MDFKLFKDIKTRYLFIAMTAVTIVSGILLAFINVLFNISLTDDVNELYALVVTVIWFLMALIFIKVNKIKISDFFGKFPKKSFIVEVPFTWIITYLGAMGAILIMFYVIATLDPHILKGVQSNVESRPTILSSGFFVVISFLGTVIAAPVAEEFIFRGILFRRLYSKYGLIAGIFLSSLIFFVLHLTLNPIIFFLALGLAMLSYKYKSLIPSIFLHALNNLITFLQNSARTAASDSSASMTVDNSMLIIGIIFFILYLIFLVVSLKKCSKLKSALE
- a CDS encoding GNAT family N-acetyltransferase — its product is MFNSIELYLLKEEHIKRLFDWNRSEKHLEYYTCRPVKQYKSFDEYRDKILKSTEQGKKITYVLIEENSNEPLGKISLFDFNTRNRSAEIGYYLPEVNRKRGLGSIMLDKFLNKAFSEKSLNLNKIYATTASNNYASIKLLEKYDFNLDGRIRERYFIKEDKYDQLIYSILKREWKE
- a CDS encoding DNA topology modulation protein; this encodes MKQIGNRVIIIGSPGSGKSTFAKKISEILALPLIHLDKEYWNFGWIETPKEKWIEMQEEFIKMDKWIIDGNYGSTIDIRLRRADTIVCFCLPRTLCLFRAFKRYLINLNKVREDMAEGCKENFDLEFVKYIWDFPKNYGEKNIKLINENKDKKILIFKKRNEANDFIREILNYESNL
- a CDS encoding carbonic anhydrase, producing MKDEFLVIEKTLMEGNKRFMSNKLKLKDFSEKRRKDLKENGQRPMAVVVSCSDSRVPPEIIFDLGLGEIFTVRNAGNIVDSNTIGNVEFAVNHLGAKYVLVMGHEKCGAVEAALEGVSNNEKLKGFIEPLENVVANALENNKKCTRKEIIDIIEDKNVEASANKLLESENLRQLKRKDEIEIVKAKYFHETGEVKILR
- a CDS encoding methyl-accepting chemotaxis protein is translated as MPWFKNKANINTSDSIEDTTLKESDNSNINNIIKETTILITKKLTELMDAEKDFINTLDETDASYNSTNTSINTVSTSVKEFNSSIQNLAETSKVIKDCIQNGKPLINQGENSIVSVNTEFISIVDFVKSFETNFKELQSNIETINSFSKKIIEISEQTDMLSLNASIEAARAGEAGRGFSVVANEVKNLANETKHLSNSIASNIKNISVSACDLNNNLSNILSKVENGVSETNKSLNIFSSITESNKDIDEKINYINNTLTESASNMNGITDSISLVSKKSTENITSVSTLHQKGTIKIDYLTDILGLLEKLEYEINNK